A genome region from Camelina sativa cultivar DH55 chromosome 10, Cs, whole genome shotgun sequence includes the following:
- the LOC104717815 gene encoding uncharacterized protein LOC104717815 isoform X2: MEIEVSSLSHDTQNKGNRIDLDSIRVKRKTLHKLLADCQKALELLELTDNPSPSGDDNGGEQSESPEEDEDREESFSSSDPGDPEADNFYDLIKSRVECNEFRERIELAQVSVPQDLSDGSSWDVVSEDDVWGEEYLGQTEDDYVLVREEDIADGIACFMATYLSSLKQTKDISPDQLQKALSTMFSVKKRKGKLRKAWEGSKVIYNVASWSATAIGIYQNPMILSIASKAFWMSCQAISKLV; encoded by the exons ATGGAAATCGAGGTCTCTAGCTTGTCCCATGATACCCAGAACAAAGGAAATCGCATCGATTTGGATAGTATTCGTGTCAAGCGTAAGACGTTGCATAAATTGCTTGCGGATTGCCAGAAAGCTCTTGAGCTGCTTGAACTTACCGATAATCCTAGTCCTTCCGGCGATGATAACGGCGGCGAACAGAGTGAATCACCGGAGGAGGATGAGGACAGGGAAGAgtcgttttcttcttccgaTCCAGGAGATCCTGAAGCTGATAAC TTTTATGATCTCATCAAGTCTAGAGTTGAATGTAATGAATTTCGTGAAAGGATAGAATTAGCTCAAGTTTCAGTTCCTCAAGATCTTTCTG ATGGTAGTTCTTGGGACGTAGTTAGTGAAGATGATGTATGGGGTGAGGAATATTTGGGTCAAACGGAAGATGATTATGTCCTTGTTAGGGAAGAAGATATAGCAGACGGTATCGCTTGTTTCATGGCTACATATTTATCATCCCTTAAGCAGACTAAG GATATATCACCTGATCAACTTCAGAAAG CACTTAGCACGATGTTTTcagtgaagaagagaaaagggaaGCTTCGTAAAGCGTGGGAGGGAAGTAAAGTTATTTACAATGTAGCATCATGGAGCGCAACTGCGATAGG GATATATCAAAACCCGATGATCCTGAGTATTGCATCAAAAGCCTTCTGGATGTCGTGCCAGGCTATATCAAAGCTTGTCTGA
- the LOC104717815 gene encoding uncharacterized protein LOC104717815 isoform X1 gives MEIEVSSLSHDTQNKGNRIDLDSIRVKRKTLHKLLADCQKALELLELTDNPSPSGDDNGGEQSESPEEDEDREESFSSSDPGDPEADNFYDLIKSRVECNEFRERIELAQVSVPQDLSEDGSSWDVVSEDDVWGEEYLGQTEDDYVLVREEDIADGIACFMATYLSSLKQTKDISPDQLQKALSTMFSVKKRKGKLRKAWEGSKVIYNVASWSATAIGIYQNPMILSIASKAFWMSCQAISKLV, from the exons ATGGAAATCGAGGTCTCTAGCTTGTCCCATGATACCCAGAACAAAGGAAATCGCATCGATTTGGATAGTATTCGTGTCAAGCGTAAGACGTTGCATAAATTGCTTGCGGATTGCCAGAAAGCTCTTGAGCTGCTTGAACTTACCGATAATCCTAGTCCTTCCGGCGATGATAACGGCGGCGAACAGAGTGAATCACCGGAGGAGGATGAGGACAGGGAAGAgtcgttttcttcttccgaTCCAGGAGATCCTGAAGCTGATAAC TTTTATGATCTCATCAAGTCTAGAGTTGAATGTAATGAATTTCGTGAAAGGATAGAATTAGCTCAAGTTTCAGTTCCTCAAGATCTTTCTG AAGATGGTAGTTCTTGGGACGTAGTTAGTGAAGATGATGTATGGGGTGAGGAATATTTGGGTCAAACGGAAGATGATTATGTCCTTGTTAGGGAAGAAGATATAGCAGACGGTATCGCTTGTTTCATGGCTACATATTTATCATCCCTTAAGCAGACTAAG GATATATCACCTGATCAACTTCAGAAAG CACTTAGCACGATGTTTTcagtgaagaagagaaaagggaaGCTTCGTAAAGCGTGGGAGGGAAGTAAAGTTATTTACAATGTAGCATCATGGAGCGCAACTGCGATAGG GATATATCAAAACCCGATGATCCTGAGTATTGCATCAAAAGCCTTCTGGATGTCGTGCCAGGCTATATCAAAGCTTGTCTGA
- the LOC104717816 gene encoding uncharacterized protein LOC104717816, whose translation MKEAVKKHGCDAEVSSTHAYADDNTFSDELRRQCLDAGFEFEVFSPGGDHARHCTMHCDMVMWAFKHPKPPLNLIVLEKVIHLQGNREGDFYTFMSALRFSRHVVLFSEEKQKWPGAPLFTSIFDGANNISGSSQRKRKLASTAVSID comes from the exons ATGAAAGAGGCTGTCAAGAAGCATGGTTGTGATGCTGAGGTGTCGTCGACTCATGCTTATGCTGATGATAATACGTTCTCGGATGAACTGCGTCGTCAATGTTTGGATGCTGGATTCGAATTCGAAGTCTTTAGCCCAG GGGGTGATCATGCGAGACACTGTACCATGCATTGTGACATGGTGATGTGGGCATTCAAACATCCTAAACCTCCTTTAAATCTGATTGTACTGGAAAAAGTAATCCATCTCCAAGGCAATCGCGAAGGcgatttttatacttttatgaGCGCTTTGCGTTTTAGTCGTCATGTTGTTCTCTTTTccgaagaaaaacaaaaatggccTGGTGCCCCCTTGTTTACTAGCATATTTGATGGAGCAAACAATATTAGCGGAAGCTCTCAACGTAAGCGGAAGCTAGCTAGTACGGCTGTTTCCATAGACTAA